In Nocardioides dokdonensis FR1436, the following are encoded in one genomic region:
- a CDS encoding M4 family metallopeptidase, translating into MRTTMGLATAAVLAVGSLGLGAATATTSQAAPAAPAAAAERTDVAQAAIDALRDHPGAARSSQGQALLVADTIVDPDGGTHVRLDRTYQGLRVLGGDLVVHQGAGATWEGVSQTLRTPIDLATTPRVGSDAASTQALAPTRQLRAVSGLRGAGRPELVVDATGAQPTLAWEVLSTGVRDDGTPSRLASYVDAGSGEVLRREEQIQTADGQGQSLYSGTVPLQVTQRGSTYEMRDATRGGTYTTDMGNATDSSACSIFGWGCKTGTIVTSPSTTFGNGTTSDRASAAVDAQYGTATTWDYFKSKHGRNGIFGNGSGSYNRVHYGKNYVNAFWDGTKMTYGDGDGVSFGPLVSLDVAGHEMSHGVTENTAGLTYSGESGGLNEATSDIFGTMVEFHAANASDPGDYLIGEEFDLANSRGFRRMDNPIADGKSPNCWSSNTKNLDVHYSSGVGNHFFYLLAEGSGSKTFGGVAHSSTTCNGSSVAGIGRSAAERIWFRALDVYMTSGTTYSQARAATISAAGDLYGAGSTQAAAVAAAWSAVSVS; encoded by the coding sequence ATGCGAACCACCATGGGGCTGGCCACCGCCGCCGTCCTGGCCGTCGGAAGCCTCGGCCTCGGCGCCGCGACCGCCACCACGAGCCAGGCGGCACCGGCCGCACCGGCCGCCGCCGCTGAGCGCACCGACGTCGCCCAGGCCGCCATCGACGCGTTGCGGGACCACCCGGGCGCCGCTCGGTCCAGCCAGGGCCAGGCGCTCCTCGTCGCCGACACGATCGTCGACCCGGACGGCGGCACCCACGTGCGCCTCGACCGCACCTACCAGGGCCTGCGGGTCCTCGGCGGGGACCTGGTGGTCCACCAGGGCGCCGGCGCCACATGGGAGGGCGTCTCGCAGACCCTGCGGACGCCGATCGACCTCGCGACCACCCCCCGGGTCGGCAGCGACGCCGCCTCGACGCAGGCGCTGGCGCCCACCCGGCAGCTGCGGGCGGTCAGCGGGCTGCGTGGCGCGGGCCGTCCCGAGCTGGTGGTGGACGCGACCGGCGCACAGCCGACGCTGGCCTGGGAGGTCCTCTCCACCGGGGTCCGCGACGACGGCACCCCGAGCCGGCTGGCCAGCTACGTCGACGCCGGCTCCGGCGAGGTGCTGCGCCGCGAGGAGCAGATCCAGACCGCCGACGGCCAGGGCCAGTCCCTCTACAGCGGCACCGTGCCCCTGCAGGTCACGCAGCGGGGCTCGACGTACGAGATGCGCGACGCGACGCGGGGTGGCACGTACACCACCGACATGGGCAACGCCACCGACAGCAGCGCCTGCTCGATCTTCGGCTGGGGCTGCAAGACCGGCACCATCGTGACCAGCCCGAGCACCACGTTCGGCAACGGGACGACGTCCGACCGCGCGAGCGCCGCTGTCGACGCCCAGTACGGCACGGCCACCACCTGGGACTACTTCAAGTCCAAGCACGGTCGCAACGGCATCTTCGGCAACGGCTCCGGCTCCTACAACCGGGTGCACTACGGCAAGAACTACGTCAACGCGTTCTGGGACGGCACGAAGATGACCTACGGCGACGGCGACGGGGTGAGCTTCGGGCCGCTGGTCTCCCTCGACGTCGCGGGCCACGAGATGTCGCACGGCGTCACCGAGAACACCGCGGGCCTGACCTACTCGGGCGAGTCGGGCGGTCTCAACGAGGCCACCTCCGACATCTTCGGCACCATGGTGGAGTTCCACGCCGCCAATGCCTCAGACCCGGGCGACTACCTGATCGGTGAGGAGTTCGACCTCGCGAACAGCCGTGGGTTCCGGCGCATGGACAACCCCATCGCCGACGGCAAGTCCCCGAACTGCTGGTCCTCGAACACCAAGAACCTCGACGTGCACTACTCCTCGGGCGTGGGCAACCACTTCTTCTACCTCCTGGCCGAGGGGTCGGGGTCGAAGACGTTCGGCGGGGTCGCGCACAGCTCGACCACGTGCAACGGCTCGAGCGTGGCCGGCATCGGTCGCAGCGCCGCGGAGCGCATCTGGTTCCGTGCGCTCGACGTCTACATGACGTCGGGCACGACCTACTCGCAGGCTCGTGCCGCCACGATCTCGGCGGCCGGCGACCTGTACGGCGCCGGCAGCACCCAGGCGGCTGCGGTGGCCGCCGCCTGGAGCGCGGTGTCGGTCTCCTGA
- a CDS encoding AzlD domain-containing protein, producing the protein MSGLCVAVLVGSAGCYLLKLAGLAVPGSLLERPWVRRTADLVPVALLAALVAVQVVGEGQRLVLDARAAGLAAAVVLLVVRAPFLAVVAGSAATAAVLRLLAG; encoded by the coding sequence GTGAGCGGGCTGTGCGTGGCGGTGCTGGTGGGCAGCGCCGGGTGCTACCTGCTGAAGCTGGCCGGGCTCGCGGTCCCCGGCTCGCTGCTCGAGCGGCCCTGGGTGCGGCGTACCGCCGACCTGGTGCCGGTGGCGCTGCTGGCCGCGCTGGTCGCCGTGCAGGTGGTGGGCGAGGGACAGCGCCTGGTGCTCGACGCCCGGGCGGCCGGTCTCGCCGCCGCGGTGGTGCTGCTCGTGGTGCGCGCCCCCTTCCTGGCGGTGGTCGCCGGTTCCGCGGCGACCGCGGCCGTGCTGCGGCTGCTCGCGGGGTGA
- a CDS encoding AzlC family ABC transporter permease yields the protein MTGATSEHLPDPPAGSARRAVVRDSLGVALATGTYGVSFGAVSVASGLSVAQTCALSLLMFTGASQFAMVGVVASGGAPVSAVATAWLLGTRNTLYGLRLGPLLAWRGRRRALAAHLLIDESTAMSVTRPTIDQARLGFLVTGGGIFVLWNLFTLLGAIGGTVLGDPRTYGLDAAVGAAFLALLWPRLADPAHRVVAALAAAVALGLVPVTAAGVPVLAAGAVALLAGALLRGRGVR from the coding sequence ATGACCGGCGCGACCTCCGAGCACCTCCCCGACCCACCCGCTGGGAGTGCTCGCCGTGCCGTGGTGCGCGACAGCCTCGGGGTGGCGCTGGCGACGGGCACCTACGGCGTCTCGTTCGGGGCGGTGTCGGTGGCGTCGGGGCTCTCCGTCGCCCAGACCTGCGCGTTGTCGCTGCTGATGTTCACCGGCGCCTCCCAGTTCGCCATGGTCGGTGTCGTGGCCTCGGGCGGCGCTCCCGTCTCGGCGGTCGCCACGGCGTGGCTCCTCGGGACCCGCAACACCCTCTACGGCTTGCGCCTGGGCCCCCTGCTCGCGTGGCGGGGACGGCGACGGGCCCTGGCCGCCCACCTGCTCATCGACGAGTCCACGGCGATGTCGGTGACCCGGCCCACCATCGACCAGGCGCGGCTGGGATTCCTGGTGACCGGCGGCGGGATCTTCGTCCTCTGGAACCTGTTCACGCTGCTCGGCGCCATCGGGGGCACCGTGCTGGGCGACCCGCGCACCTACGGTCTCGATGCCGCCGTCGGGGCTGCCTTCCTGGCGCTGCTGTGGCCGCGGCTGGCCGACCCCGCCCACCGGGTGGTGGCGGCGCTCGCCGCCGCCGTGGCGCTCGGGCTGGTGCCCGTCACCGCGGCGGGCGTGCCCGTCCTGGCCGCCGGCGCAGTGGCGCTGCTGGCCGGTGCCCTCCTGCGTGGGCGCGGTGTCCGGTGA
- a CDS encoding GNAT family N-acetyltransferase: protein MSSPTADVSVRVAWADDAAAIAALQLRAWPVMYADLVPAEVLPSGPEALESVAAAWTQALARPADARHRTLVALERNRVVGFAITTPATDPDCDPVSVGELTELVLDPDERGKGHGSRLQQAAVDTLRSDRFTRAVTWAVASDDGLRRFLVEAGWDTDGAHRELDLDGTGAVTLKQVRLHTSLAETDDVHP from the coding sequence ATGAGCAGCCCGACCGCCGACGTGTCCGTGCGGGTGGCGTGGGCCGACGACGCCGCCGCCATCGCCGCGCTCCAGCTGCGCGCCTGGCCGGTGATGTACGCCGACCTGGTCCCCGCCGAGGTGCTCCCGTCGGGCCCGGAGGCGCTGGAGTCCGTCGCCGCGGCCTGGACCCAGGCGCTGGCCCGACCGGCCGACGCCCGGCACCGCACCCTCGTCGCGCTCGAGCGCAACCGGGTGGTCGGGTTCGCGATCACCACCCCCGCCACCGACCCCGACTGCGACCCCGTCTCCGTCGGCGAGCTGACCGAGCTGGTCCTGGACCCCGACGAGCGCGGCAAGGGGCACGGCTCGCGGCTGCAGCAGGCGGCCGTGGACACGCTGCGCTCCGACCGGTTCACCCGTGCCGTGACGTGGGCGGTCGCCTCCGACGACGGGCTGCGGCGCTTCCTGGTCGAGGCCGGCTGGGACACCGACGGCGCGCACCGCGAGCTCGACCTCGACGGGACGGGCGCGGTCACCCTCAAGCAGGTCCGGCTGCACACCTCCTTGGCCGAGACCGACGACGTTCACCCCTAG